Proteins from one Lepidochelys kempii isolate rLepKem1 chromosome 6, rLepKem1.hap2, whole genome shotgun sequence genomic window:
- the LOC140913777 gene encoding olfactory receptor 5AR1-like, producing MEKGNHSEVTEFILSGMTDRPELQVPLFGVFLLIYGITLVGNGGMILLITIDPRLHTPMYFFLKNLSFCDLFVSFIISPKMLLNFLAERKSISYMACAVQMYLSILFADVECLLLAVMAYDRYVAICNPLLYTVTMSRQLCKQLVAGAYAVGVVDSMIHTCCTFRLSFCSSNIINHFFCDILPLLALSCSDTRINEIVMFALTSCITGSSCMTVLLSYVYITSTILHIRSAEGRRKAFSTCSFHLTAVVLFFGTLLFMYLRPTSSYSMDIDKVASVFYTLVIPMLNPLIYSLRNKEVKDALRKAMNKLLTNF from the coding sequence ATGGAAAAGGGAAATCACTCGGAGGTGACTGAGTTCATTCTCTCAGGAATGACAGATCGTCCGGAGCTACAGGTCCCCCTGTTTGGGGTGTTCCTACTGATTTATGGTATCAccctggtggggaatggggggatgatCTTGTTAATCACAATTGATCCCCGACTCCACACCCCCatgtattttttcctcaaaaatttgtctttctgtgacctctTTGTTTCCTTCATAATTTCCCCTAAGATGCTGCTGAATTTCTTAGCCGAGAGGAAAAGCATTTCTTACATGGCCTGTGCTGTGCAAATGTATCTCTCTATCCTTTTTGCAGATGTTGAGTGCCTCTTGTTGGCTGTGATGGCATATGATcgttatgtggccatctgtaaccCGCTGCTCTATACGGTCACCATGTCCAGGCAACTTTGTAAACAGCTGGTGGCTGGGGCGTACgctgtgggggtggtggattCAATGATACACACGTGTTGTACATTTcggctgtcattctgcagctccaacatcATCAATCATTTCTTCTGTGATATCCTCCCACTGTTGGCGCTCTCCTGCTCTGACACCCGCATCAATGAGATTGTGATGTTTGCTTTGACAAGCTGCATTACAGGGAGCAGCTGTATGACTGTCCTCCTCTCCTATGTCTATATCACCTCCACCATCCTGCATATCCGCTCTGCTGAGGGCCGgcgcaaagccttctccacctgcagtTTCCACTTGACcgctgtggttttgttttttggcacCCTCCTCTTCATGTATTTGCGTCCCACCTCCAGCTATTCCATGGACATAGACAAAGTGGCCTCAGTGTTTTACACGCTGGTGATCCCCATgttgaaccccctcatctacagcctgaggaacaaggaggtgAAGGACGCCCTGAGGAAAGCAATGAATAAACTGCTAACCAATTTTTGA